One window from the genome of Chroogloeocystis siderophila 5.2 s.c.1 encodes:
- a CDS encoding Uma2 family endonuclease, translated as MVNPPPALSTVPTDTWVAAAWEDFLTFADDPTLVSGRFYYDEGCMRIEMSPIGSAHSQDNSIVSTVIVLYAAIKNIAIKELTNPSLRKAGLQEAQPDIAYYLGKNLRFPPRNNAPVNLNELDPPTLVVEVAVSSLEDDTNRKQKLYQRMGVQEYWVVDVNAGKVIASCLTPTQSHFIRESQVLQGLDINLVEEALKRSQTEDDGAISRWLIATLNQQ; from the coding sequence ATGGTTAATCCACCTCCAGCCTTAAGTACCGTTCCTACTGACACCTGGGTAGCAGCAGCTTGGGAAGATTTTCTGACGTTTGCAGACGATCCAACTTTGGTAAGTGGGAGATTTTACTACGATGAAGGCTGCATGAGAATTGAGATGTCCCCTATAGGTTCTGCACATAGTCAAGATAATTCGATTGTTTCTACAGTTATTGTTTTGTATGCAGCAATTAAGAACATTGCAATTAAAGAACTGACAAATCCTAGTCTGAGAAAAGCTGGATTGCAAGAAGCCCAGCCAGATATCGCATACTATCTCGGCAAAAACTTGAGATTTCCGCCGCGTAACAACGCACCTGTAAACTTAAATGAACTCGATCCACCAACACTCGTAGTCGAAGTCGCAGTTTCCTCCTTAGAAGACGATACTAATCGCAAACAAAAGCTTTATCAACGCATGGGTGTGCAGGAATACTGGGTTGTTGATGTCAATGCAGGTAAAGTGATTGCAAGTTGTTTAACACCAACACAAAGTCATTTCATTCGAGAATCGCAAGTATTACAAGGACTAGATATTAATTTAGTAGAAGAAGCCCTGAAGCGTTCTCAAACTGAAGACGATGGGGCAATTAGTCGGTGGTTGATTGCTACACTAAATCAGCAGTAA
- a CDS encoding ATP-dependent Zn protease yields MSQTALNLTAIAIFLTTMTALLGPIFNVSPTIPAITTFSLLGLATLDSFSLQGKGGTLVLDWLASFSPQHRDRIIRHEAGHFLVAHLLGIPVTGYALSAWEALKQKQPGQGSVSFDDTEVVSQLAQGTISAQLLDRYCTIWMAGIAAETLVYDQAEGGADDRQHLHTVLSSLGFSAASVELKQRFCSLQARNLLQQNWTAYEALIAAMQKRIDATECRNLINSLTQEHK; encoded by the coding sequence ATGAGTCAAACTGCGCTTAATTTAACAGCGATCGCCATATTTTTAACAACAATGACGGCTTTGCTAGGACCAATATTCAATGTATCTCCTACAATTCCTGCGATCACAACCTTTAGCCTCTTAGGGCTTGCCACTTTAGATAGTTTTAGCTTACAAGGTAAGGGTGGTACTTTAGTATTAGACTGGTTAGCAAGTTTTTCTCCTCAACACCGCGATCGCATTATTCGCCATGAAGCTGGACACTTCCTTGTCGCGCATCTTTTAGGAATTCCGGTGACAGGCTATGCTTTAAGTGCTTGGGAAGCTTTAAAACAAAAACAACCAGGACAGGGTAGCGTTAGCTTTGATGATACAGAAGTTGTATCTCAACTTGCACAAGGCACAATTTCTGCACAATTATTAGATCGCTACTGTACCATCTGGATGGCAGGAATTGCCGCCGAAACTTTGGTTTACGATCAAGCCGAAGGTGGTGCTGACGACCGTCAACATCTTCATACTGTACTTTCATCGTTAGGATTTTCTGCTGCAAGTGTAGAATTGAAACAGCGATTTTGTAGCTTGCAAGCCCGTAACTTACTACAACAAAATTGGACAGCATATGAAGCATTAATTGCTGCAATGCAAAAGCGTATTGATGCCACTGAATGCCGCAACTTAATCAATTCACTAACACAAGAGCATAAATAA
- a CDS encoding GGDEF domain-containing protein has protein sequence MCAEPFITGVPNIKIEQIDSIMHPSILTVGEKDFFARLPYQIRHGTGFTVEFAVDVSEAQNWIEVRPPDILMVQAGLEQSLDLCRWLKQQTPLSWIYCILVEDRAQLIAERKRAHWNWELDTTATALEEAADAYVWLPDGNLNLEDSTQPVTRLLLAHIQVGLRKVKKYRDLLQTNNLLSTIAYVDPLTELNNRRALESNLVRHIRTSRNYEIPLSALMLDVDYFKVVNDTYGHLIGDHILKLLSSRLRYNLRSGDIPFRYGGEEFVILLHNTNCQDAFVVARRLQRIVSEQPFVIDNALSIPITISIGTSCLRTSDDSEGVQMLARADEYLLQAKAAGRNCIINCTD, from the coding sequence ATGTGTGCAGAACCTTTTATTACTGGAGTTCCAAACATTAAGATTGAGCAGATAGATAGCATCATGCATCCTTCAATTCTAACCGTTGGCGAGAAAGATTTTTTTGCTAGGTTGCCATACCAAATTCGTCATGGCACAGGTTTTACTGTAGAGTTTGCCGTTGATGTGAGCGAAGCACAAAACTGGATTGAGGTCAGACCTCCCGATATCCTGATGGTACAGGCTGGCTTGGAACAAAGTCTAGACCTTTGCCGCTGGCTCAAGCAGCAAACACCGCTGTCTTGGATATACTGTATTCTTGTAGAAGATCGCGCACAACTCATCGCTGAAAGAAAGCGTGCGCATTGGAATTGGGAACTCGACACGACTGCTACAGCATTAGAGGAAGCCGCAGATGCTTATGTATGGCTACCAGACGGTAATTTGAATTTAGAAGATAGTACGCAGCCAGTTACGCGTCTTTTACTTGCACATATTCAAGTTGGTTTGCGGAAAGTAAAAAAGTATCGCGATCTTCTTCAAACTAACAATTTGTTGTCCACGATCGCCTATGTCGATCCACTAACAGAACTCAATAATCGTAGGGCTTTAGAAAGTAATTTAGTTCGCCACATTCGTACTAGCCGAAATTATGAAATACCGCTGAGTGCTTTGATGCTAGACGTTGACTATTTTAAAGTTGTAAATGATACATACGGGCATTTAATCGGCGATCACATTCTCAAGTTACTAAGTTCGCGTTTACGCTACAACTTACGCTCAGGAGATATTCCCTTTCGCTACGGTGGTGAGGAATTTGTAATTTTGCTGCACAACACCAACTGTCAAGATGCATTCGTTGTTGCGCGTCGATTGCAACGCATTGTAAGCGAGCAACCATTTGTCATTGACAATGCCCTGTCAATTCCCATTACAATTAGCATCGGCACAAGTTGTCTTAGGACGTCTGACGATTCTGAAGGTGTGCAAATGCTAGCACGTGCTGATGAATATTTATTACAAGCTAAAGCGGCTGGCAGAAACTGTATTATCAATTGCACAGACTGA
- the leuS gene encoding leucine--tRNA ligase, with translation MVTETISGVTFVESRYNPAAIEEKWQQTWAELGLDQTQTDSAKPKFYALSMFPYPSGSLHMGHVRNYVITDVIARLKRMQGYRVLHPMGWDAFGLPAENAAIDRGIGPAKWTYQNIAQMRSQLQRLGLSIDWNREVATCSPDYYKWTQWIFLQFLKAGLAYQKEAAVNWDPIDQTVLANEQVDSEGRSWRSGAKVERKLLRQWFLKITDYAEELLSDLDKLPGWPDRVKLMQANWIGKSIGAYLEFPIVGSDEKIGVYTTRPDTVYGVTYVVLAPEHPLTKRVTTPDRQASVAAFVQEVANQSELERTAEDKPKRGIPTGGKAINPFTGEEIPIWIADYVLYEYGTGAVMGVPAHDARDFQFAQQQNLPIKVVIIPENGDASAPLMAAYVEPGIVVNSGEFDGMVSTDAKAAIVQYAEKHGYGNARVQYRLRDWLISRQRYWGAPIPVIHCPNCGIVPVPDEDLPVELPEEVEFTGRGGSPLAQLDWVNVPCPTCGTPAKRETDTMDTFIDSSWYYLRYPDAKNNQQAFDPAKTNDWMPVDQYVGGIEHAILHLLYSRFFTKVLRDRGLLNFDEPFQRLLTQGMVQGITYKNPVTGKYIAPAQVDPNDPKDPETGEPLQVFYEKMSKSKYNGIDPEEVLAKYGVDTARMFILFKAPPEKDLEWEDADVEGQFRFLNRVWRLVTDYSNQPAVVSQPAALTKPEKELRRAIHTAIKAVTEDLEGEYQFNTAVSELMKLSNALADAPCKNSAIYAEGIQTLLILLAPFAPHIAEELWHLLGNTESIHIQPWLKYDESALVADEITLVVQINGKKRGELQVPAQADKAELEKFARESEAAQRYIEGKDVKKVIVVPGKLVNFVVG, from the coding sequence ATGGTGACAGAGACAATATCAGGAGTGACTTTCGTGGAGTCGCGTTACAACCCCGCAGCGATCGAGGAAAAGTGGCAACAAACTTGGGCGGAACTTGGTTTAGACCAAACTCAGACAGATAGTGCTAAGCCGAAATTTTATGCGCTATCGATGTTTCCCTATCCGTCGGGTAGCCTGCATATGGGTCACGTTCGTAATTACGTAATTACAGATGTTATTGCCCGATTGAAGCGAATGCAAGGATATCGGGTATTACACCCTATGGGTTGGGACGCGTTTGGTTTACCTGCAGAGAATGCAGCGATTGATCGTGGAATTGGGCCGGCGAAGTGGACGTATCAGAATATTGCGCAGATGCGATCACAACTGCAACGCTTGGGTTTATCAATCGATTGGAATCGCGAAGTCGCAACGTGTTCTCCCGATTATTACAAGTGGACGCAGTGGATTTTCTTGCAATTTCTCAAAGCGGGACTTGCGTATCAAAAAGAAGCCGCAGTCAATTGGGACCCAATCGATCAAACGGTACTTGCCAACGAACAAGTAGACAGCGAAGGGCGATCGTGGCGCAGTGGTGCGAAAGTCGAACGTAAATTGTTGCGTCAGTGGTTCTTGAAAATCACCGATTACGCCGAAGAATTACTCAGTGATTTAGACAAATTACCAGGATGGCCCGATCGCGTCAAGTTGATGCAAGCAAACTGGATTGGTAAATCAATTGGTGCTTATTTAGAGTTTCCCATTGTCGGTTCAGATGAAAAAATTGGCGTTTATACAACACGCCCTGACACGGTTTACGGCGTAACGTATGTCGTTTTAGCGCCCGAACACCCATTGACAAAGCGCGTTACGACACCTGATCGACAAGCCTCGGTAGCAGCGTTTGTGCAAGAAGTTGCGAACCAAAGTGAATTAGAACGTACCGCCGAAGATAAACCTAAACGAGGAATTCCCACAGGTGGTAAAGCAATTAATCCCTTCACCGGCGAAGAAATTCCCATTTGGATCGCAGATTATGTCTTGTATGAATACGGTACTGGGGCTGTTATGGGAGTTCCCGCCCACGACGCGCGTGATTTCCAGTTTGCCCAACAGCAGAATTTACCGATCAAAGTTGTGATTATTCCCGAAAATGGCGATGCATCAGCACCTTTAATGGCGGCTTATGTAGAACCTGGCATTGTGGTAAATTCGGGTGAATTTGATGGCATGGTTTCGACCGACGCGAAAGCAGCGATCGTTCAATACGCCGAGAAACATGGTTATGGCAACGCACGCGTTCAATATCGTCTGCGCGATTGGTTAATTTCGCGACAACGCTACTGGGGCGCACCCATTCCCGTAATTCATTGCCCTAACTGTGGCATAGTTCCAGTGCCCGATGAGGATTTACCTGTAGAATTGCCCGAAGAAGTCGAATTTACAGGTCGTGGTGGTTCGCCTTTAGCACAACTCGACTGGGTAAATGTCCCTTGTCCAACTTGTGGAACACCAGCCAAGCGCGAAACCGACACGATGGATACGTTTATTGATTCGTCGTGGTATTACTTGCGTTATCCTGATGCTAAAAATAATCAGCAGGCTTTTGATCCAGCAAAAACAAATGACTGGATGCCCGTCGATCAGTACGTAGGCGGTATCGAACACGCGATCTTGCACTTATTGTACTCGCGATTCTTTACTAAAGTGTTGCGCGATCGCGGCTTATTGAACTTTGACGAACCCTTCCAACGCCTATTAACGCAAGGAATGGTACAAGGAATTACCTATAAAAATCCTGTAACTGGTAAATACATTGCACCCGCACAAGTCGATCCTAACGACCCCAAAGATCCCGAAACAGGCGAACCGTTACAAGTCTTTTACGAAAAGATGTCAAAATCCAAATACAACGGTATCGATCCTGAAGAAGTCTTAGCAAAGTATGGTGTGGATACCGCACGGATGTTTATCTTATTCAAAGCACCTCCCGAAAAAGACTTAGAGTGGGAAGACGCTGATGTTGAAGGACAATTTCGCTTTTTAAATCGTGTTTGGCGTTTAGTTACTGATTACAGCAATCAGCCAGCGGTTGTTAGTCAGCCAGCAGCATTAACTAAACCCGAAAAAGAATTGCGACGCGCGATTCATACTGCAATCAAGGCTGTGACGGAAGACTTAGAAGGCGAATATCAATTTAACACCGCTGTTTCTGAGTTAATGAAGTTGAGTAACGCGCTTGCTGATGCACCGTGCAAAAACTCCGCAATTTATGCTGAAGGTATTCAAACCTTACTGATATTACTAGCACCTTTTGCGCCCCACATTGCTGAGGAATTGTGGCATCTATTGGGCAATACTGAATCAATTCACATTCAACCTTGGTTGAAGTACGACGAATCAGCCTTAGTCGCTGACGAAATCACGTTAGTGGTTCAAATCAACGGTAAAAAACGCGGTGAATTACAAGTCCCCGCGCAAGCTGACAAAGCCGAACTTGAAAAATTCGCCCGCGAATCTGAAGCCGCGCAGCGTTACATTGAAGGTAAAGACGTAAAAAAGGTCATTGTTGTACCTGGAAAACTTGTCAACTTTGTCGTAGGTTAA
- a CDS encoding UTP--glucose-1-phosphate uridylyltransferase: protein MKIRKAVIPAAGFGTRLFPATKAIKKELFPIIDKDRRAKPVIQIIVEEAVNAGIEEVGIIVQTSDRTLFSDFFHTLSRPELFQKLSPQNQEYSQYLQDLGSKVTILIQDIQEGYGHAIFCAKEWVNNEPFLLMLGDHVYVSNIEKSCTTQVLNIFNQVNQSTIGLTTMPAKMIHKAGCIAGTWQQESILNLTQVYEKPSIEYARQHLRVQGIPKDEFLCIFGLYALSPQLFDFLEENIKKNRRDRGEFQLTSALDRLREAEGMTGYLVKGRCFDTGMPEAYLQTMIDFRNKTDF from the coding sequence ATGAAAATTCGCAAAGCAGTAATTCCTGCAGCAGGGTTTGGTACTCGTTTATTCCCAGCAACCAAAGCTATTAAAAAAGAACTCTTCCCAATTATTGACAAAGATAGAAGAGCAAAGCCTGTTATTCAAATTATTGTAGAAGAAGCCGTTAACGCCGGAATTGAAGAAGTAGGGATAATTGTACAAACAAGCGATCGCACTTTATTTTCAGACTTCTTTCACACGCTATCTAGACCAGAACTCTTTCAAAAATTATCACCACAAAATCAAGAATATAGCCAATATCTCCAAGATTTAGGCAGTAAAGTTACCATCTTGATACAAGATATACAAGAAGGCTATGGTCATGCTATATTCTGTGCTAAAGAATGGGTAAATAATGAACCTTTTCTGTTAATGCTAGGCGATCATGTTTATGTTTCTAATATTGAAAAATCTTGTACGACACAGGTCTTGAATATCTTCAACCAAGTGAATCAAAGTACGATTGGATTAACAACAATGCCAGCAAAAATGATTCATAAAGCTGGTTGTATTGCCGGTACTTGGCAACAAGAATCAATTCTTAATCTTACACAAGTTTATGAAAAGCCATCAATAGAATATGCACGTCAACATCTACGTGTACAGGGAATACCTAAAGATGAATTCTTGTGTATATTTGGCTTGTATGCACTATCGCCGCAGTTGTTTGACTTTTTAGAAGAAAATATTAAGAAGAATAGACGCGATCGCGGCGAATTTCAGCTAACATCTGCACTCGATCGATTGCGTGAAGCTGAAGGAATGACAGGCTACCTTGTTAAAGGGCGTTGTTTTGATACCGGAATGCCCGAAGCGTACCTCCAGACAATGATCGATTTTAGAAATAAAACTGATTTTTAA
- a CDS encoding Uma2 family endonuclease, producing the protein MDLTVTKDSIDLPPGAEVILRHQTWSDYQALLASRQDKAAIKIYFDATTHELRIMAPLPEHSKKSDTLSDLVKSLLRHLKHDWEGFDPLTLKRFEQKGLEPDACFYIQNREAILGKERIDLESDPPPDLALEIDLTSSTKPEDYTAIGVPELWIYRNQTLNIYLFDGQHYQESSKSSLFPTIPVKELIPVYVERAWNAGSSVALREFENILREQY; encoded by the coding sequence ATGGATCTAACCGTTACTAAAGACAGTATTGATCTACCACCTGGTGCTGAAGTGATCTTACGTCATCAAACCTGGTCAGATTACCAAGCACTATTAGCAAGTCGTCAAGATAAAGCAGCAATAAAAATTTATTTTGACGCAACAACGCACGAGCTTCGCATCATGGCACCTTTGCCCGAACATAGTAAAAAATCTGATACACTTTCTGATTTAGTCAAAAGTCTTCTGCGACACCTCAAGCATGACTGGGAAGGCTTTGATCCACTCACCCTAAAGCGGTTCGAGCAAAAAGGGTTAGAACCAGATGCTTGCTTTTACATTCAAAATCGCGAAGCAATCTTAGGAAAAGAACGCATTGATTTAGAAAGCGATCCGCCTCCTGATTTAGCACTTGAAATAGATTTGACATCATCTACAAAACCTGAAGATTACACGGCTATTGGTGTTCCGGAACTTTGGATATATCGCAATCAAACACTGAATATTTATCTTTTTGATGGGCAGCATTATCAAGAAAGCTCAAAAAGTTCACTATTCCCAACAATTCCTGTCAAAGAACTGATTCCTGTATATGTAGAACGTGCTTGGAATGCAGGCTCTAGTGTTGCCCTAAGAGAGTTTGAAAACATTCTTCGAGAGCAATATTAG
- a CDS encoding GNAT family N-acetyltransferase encodes MNQHYFQQSFSCDPTLYKRLFTLLETVFSSFGFDISNLVESARKLGAPWEAVSTPFIRFHDDIAIAHVGVLEIPLLIMGESVTVGGIHAVATHPEYRRRGYYREIMTEVVDYCDRRYETLVLTTSQPELYEPFGFRVVEEHKFVTQCDASSSDRLRLLDFSDSNDLKILHRLLETRTPVSNVVGVLPQQEKALFCVNEATRPLYYAEDLDVIVCLEIEDTQLKLFDVVGTNIPTLDALLARISQPIKEIIVYFSPDRLNANFQGVPHVLDEAFLMVRGEFAAEGKEFMLPRSARC; translated from the coding sequence ATGAATCAACACTACTTTCAACAGTCTTTTTCTTGCGATCCCACTTTATACAAACGATTGTTTACATTGCTAGAAACCGTATTTTCTAGTTTTGGTTTTGATATCAGCAACTTAGTCGAATCTGCAAGAAAACTGGGTGCGCCTTGGGAAGCGGTTTCTACTCCATTTATTCGGTTTCACGATGACATCGCGATTGCGCATGTAGGTGTTTTAGAAATTCCGCTGCTGATTATGGGAGAAAGTGTAACAGTCGGAGGAATTCACGCTGTTGCAACGCATCCTGAATATCGTCGCCGTGGGTACTATCGGGAAATTATGACGGAAGTGGTGGATTATTGCGATCGCCGTTATGAAACATTAGTACTCACAACCTCACAACCTGAATTATATGAACCTTTTGGCTTTCGTGTCGTGGAAGAACATAAGTTTGTGACACAGTGCGATGCAAGTAGTAGCGATCGCTTGCGCTTATTGGATTTTTCCGACTCAAACGATCTCAAGATACTGCATCGACTTTTAGAAACTCGCACACCCGTCTCAAATGTTGTTGGAGTTTTGCCGCAGCAAGAAAAAGCTTTATTTTGTGTCAATGAAGCAACTCGCCCTCTATACTACGCAGAAGATTTAGACGTAATTGTTTGTCTGGAAATTGAAGATACTCAACTCAAGCTTTTTGATGTAGTAGGAACTAACATTCCTACATTAGATGCACTTTTGGCAAGAATTTCCCAGCCTATTAAGGAGATTATAGTATACTTTAGTCCCGATCGCCTAAATGCAAATTTTCAAGGTGTTCCCCACGTACTAGACGAGGCATTCTTAATGGTGCGCGGTGAGTTTGCGGCAGAAGGTAAGGAATTTATGTTACCGCGTTCTGCGCGTTGTTGA
- the purH gene encoding bifunctional phosphoribosylaminoimidazolecarboxamide formyltransferase/IMP cyclohydrolase, translating into MARLALLSVSDKTGLVDFARSLVAEFGFDLISSGGTAQALKDAGLPVTKVADYTGSPEILGGRVKTLHPRIHGGILARRDVPQDVADLENNQIRPIDLVVVNLYPFESTIAQPDVTLPDAIEQIDIGGPAMLRAAAKNYAHLTVLCDPALYEAYLEELRQHDGNASLEFRQECAIKAFSHTSGYDQAIAFYLRGQGSEVRDQSLSQQYTLEGTQLQVLRYGENPHQEAAWYQSGAVASGWAAAKKLQGKELSYNNLVDLEAARRIIAEFTDTPAATIIKHTNPCGVALGNSLVEAYAKAFNADSTSAFGGIVALNQSIDAATATELTKTFLECVVAPGCEAEAQEILAAKSKLRILILPQLSAGPKETVKVIAGGFLVQAADDVVADTNKWQVVTQKQPTPEQFAELLFAWKVCKHVKSNAIVVTRDRTTAGVGAGQMNRVGSVQIALEQAGKKANGGFLASDGFFPFDDSVKTAAAAGISAIVQPGGSMRDQDSINAANDLGLVMVFTGIRHFLH; encoded by the coding sequence ATGGCGCGTCTAGCACTGCTGAGCGTATCTGATAAAACAGGATTGGTTGATTTTGCTCGAAGTTTAGTTGCAGAATTTGGCTTCGATCTGATCAGCAGTGGTGGTACAGCCCAAGCCCTGAAAGATGCCGGATTACCAGTCACAAAGGTCGCTGATTACACAGGTTCGCCAGAAATTTTAGGCGGAAGAGTCAAAACATTACATCCACGCATTCATGGCGGGATTTTAGCGCGTCGTGATGTTCCGCAAGACGTTGCAGATTTAGAAAATAATCAAATTCGCCCCATTGATTTAGTCGTAGTTAACTTATATCCATTTGAATCGACGATCGCTCAACCTGATGTCACTTTACCCGATGCGATTGAACAAATTGATATCGGCGGTCCTGCTATGCTGAGAGCAGCAGCAAAAAATTACGCTCATTTAACAGTTTTGTGCGATCCTGCGCTATACGAGGCTTATTTAGAAGAATTACGGCAACATGATGGTAATGCATCGCTTGAATTTCGCCAAGAATGCGCAATTAAGGCATTTTCGCATACATCGGGTTATGACCAGGCGATCGCATTTTATTTGAGAGGTCAGGGGTCAGAGGTCAGGGATCAGAGTTTATCACAACAGTATACACTTGAGGGGACGCAGTTGCAGGTTTTGCGGTATGGGGAAAATCCGCATCAGGAAGCAGCTTGGTATCAAAGTGGTGCTGTTGCTAGTGGCTGGGCAGCGGCTAAGAAACTTCAGGGAAAAGAATTGAGTTATAACAACTTAGTTGATTTAGAAGCAGCGCGGCGAATTATTGCTGAATTTACGGATACTCCGGCTGCGACAATTATTAAACACACAAATCCTTGTGGCGTTGCATTAGGAAATTCGCTTGTAGAAGCTTACGCTAAAGCTTTTAATGCAGATTCGACTTCGGCTTTTGGGGGAATTGTCGCACTTAATCAATCGATTGATGCTGCGACTGCTACTGAGTTAACAAAAACATTTTTAGAATGTGTGGTAGCACCTGGATGTGAAGCAGAAGCCCAAGAGATATTGGCAGCTAAATCTAAATTACGTATTCTGATTTTACCACAGTTAAGTGCAGGACCAAAAGAAACAGTAAAGGTTATTGCAGGTGGATTCCTAGTACAAGCAGCAGATGATGTTGTTGCTGATACTAATAAATGGCAAGTTGTGACGCAAAAACAACCTACACCAGAACAATTTGCCGAATTATTGTTTGCGTGGAAAGTTTGTAAGCACGTAAAGTCGAACGCCATTGTTGTGACGCGCGATCGCACGACTGCAGGTGTCGGCGCAGGGCAAATGAATCGTGTCGGTTCAGTGCAAATTGCTTTAGAACAAGCCGGAAAAAAAGCCAATGGTGGATTTTTAGCAAGTGATGGTTTTTTTCCATTTGATGACTCGGTAAAAACTGCTGCTGCTGCGGGAATTTCTGCGATCGTGCAACCTGGTGGTAGTATGCGCGATCAAGATTCGATTAATGCGGCGAATGATTTAGGCTTAGTCATGGTATTTACAGGAATACGCCACTTTTTACATTAA
- the cysE gene encoding serine O-acetyltransferase, with product MFSTLLADFQIIFERDPAARNWLEVLFFYPGLQAIILHRIAHKLYQIGIPFIPRLISFIARFLTGIEIHPGAAIGKGFFIDHGMGVVIGETAIIGDYVLLYQGVTLGGTGKESGKRHPTLGDNVVVGAGAKVLGNIEVGNNVRIGAGSVVLRNVPSHCTVVGVPGRVIYRSGVRVDPLEHGSLPDSEAEVIRALVDRIESLEQQVEQLQHKQIPAPVYHISIAAEEACDALQTQEEIPVTQGAVCQLRNKAIQEFLDGAGI from the coding sequence GTGTTCTCTACCCTGCTTGCTGACTTTCAAATTATCTTCGAGCGCGATCCGGCAGCACGTAACTGGCTGGAGGTGTTGTTTTTCTATCCTGGCTTGCAAGCAATCATTTTGCATCGGATAGCGCACAAGCTATACCAGATAGGTATTCCCTTTATTCCGCGTCTGATCTCTTTTATAGCACGCTTTTTAACAGGAATTGAAATTCACCCTGGCGCAGCGATCGGTAAAGGCTTTTTTATCGATCACGGTATGGGGGTTGTAATTGGAGAAACAGCAATTATTGGCGATTATGTTTTGCTTTACCAAGGAGTTACCCTTGGTGGTACAGGTAAAGAAAGCGGCAAACGCCACCCTACCTTGGGCGATAACGTCGTCGTTGGTGCTGGGGCTAAAGTCTTAGGTAACATCGAAGTTGGTAATAATGTGCGAATTGGTGCAGGCTCAGTAGTCCTGCGCAATGTTCCTTCTCATTGCACAGTTGTTGGTGTACCAGGGCGTGTCATCTATCGCTCTGGAGTTCGTGTCGATCCTCTAGAACATGGTAGTTTACCCGACTCAGAAGCTGAAGTTATTCGCGCTTTGGTTGATCGCATAGAATCGCTAGAACAACAAGTAGAACAGCTACAGCACAAGCAAATCCCTGCACCTGTATATCATATTTCGATCGCTGCGGAAGAAGCATGTGACGCACTACAAACTCAGGAAGAAATACCAGTAACTCAAGGTGCGGTTTGTCAGTTAAGAAATAAAGCAATTCAAGAGTTTCTCGATGGTGCTGGAATTTAA
- a CDS encoding Npun_F5749 family FMN-dependent PPOX-type flavoprotein, producing the protein MTPWRSPLARALHKNPQPSRYVQLATVRLDNRPANRTVVFRGFLENTDQLKFIVDARSQKPEQIAHQPWAEACWYFIDTREQFRIGGYLTLVGEDHPDATLQQARHNTWREISDAARLLFAYPHPGKPRDNTGFDVPPPDATQPLAHFCLLLLEPFEVDHLKLRGEPQNRYLYTRKSDRTWSTQEINP; encoded by the coding sequence ATGACACCTTGGCGATCGCCTCTAGCGCGTGCTTTGCATAAAAATCCGCAACCATCTCGCTATGTACAACTTGCAACGGTGCGCTTGGATAATCGCCCTGCCAATCGAACTGTTGTCTTTCGCGGTTTTCTAGAAAATACCGATCAGTTAAAATTTATTGTCGATGCGCGATCGCAAAAACCCGAACAAATTGCCCATCAACCTTGGGCGGAAGCGTGTTGGTACTTTATTGACACCCGCGAACAATTTCGGATTGGTGGTTACTTAACCTTAGTCGGCGAAGATCACCCTGATGCAACTTTACAACAAGCACGTCACAACACTTGGCGCGAAATTAGTGACGCAGCACGGTTACTTTTTGCTTACCCCCATCCTGGAAAGCCAAGAGATAATACAGGCTTTGACGTTCCACCACCAGATGCAACTCAGCCGTTAGCGCATTTTTGTCTATTGCTACTCGAACCTTTTGAGGTAGATCACTTAAAACTACGGGGTGAACCGCAGAATCGCTATCTCTATACTCGCAAAAGCGATCGCACTTGGTCTACTCAAGAAATTAATCCTTAA